Below is a window of Bacteroidota bacterium DNA.
TAACTGTGTTTTAGGCAAGGTTGAATTTCTTTTTGTAAGCATCTAAAGTATTTATCATCAAACCTATTCTGGTCATAGGTCCAACTCCTCCGGGAACGGGCGTTGCTGCATGACAAACTCCTTCCAATGAAGCATAGTCAGCATCGCCTTTGAGCACATATCCTTTGGGTTTGCTGCTGTCGGCAACACGTGTAATGCCTACATCAATAACTGTAGCACCGGGTTTGAGCATATCTCCTTTCAAAAATTCTGCTATTCCGATAGCAACTACCACAATGTCAGCATGCTTAGTATAAAATTCAAGGTTTTGTGTGCGGCTATGACAAAGCGTAACTGTTGCATTGCCGGTGGGTGTTGCCTGAGAGAGCAGAATACTCATCGGTCTGCCCACAATATTGCTTCTTCCGAGCACTACTACGTGTTTGCCTTTAGTTTCTATTTTATAAAACTCTAATAACTTCAAAATACCAAAAGGTGTTGCAGGAATATAGCCTCCTTCTCCTCTTGTAACCAAGCCAAAATTAAAGGGTGTAAAACCATCTACATCCTTGAATGACGAAATTGAGTCTGTTACTTTCTTTTCTGATATATGCTTAGGTAAAGGTAATTGAACAATAAGTCCATCGGTAGTTTCGGATTGATTAATTTTCTCTATTAATGCCAAAAGTTCAGCCTCTGAAGTTGTTTCCGGCAAGCGGATTACTTCTGAACCAAAACCAACTTCTTGACAGT
It encodes the following:
- a CDS encoding bifunctional 5,10-methylenetetrahydrofolate dehydrogenase/5,10-methenyltetrahydrofolate cyclohydrolase — protein: MIRIDGVKVAKEVKEKLREETNQIVNSGRRAPHLTAILVGLDGASQTYVASKEKDCQEVGFGSEVIRLPETTSEAELLALIEKINQSETTDGLIVQLPLPKHISEKKVTDSISSFKDVDGFTPFNFGLVTRGEGGYIPATPFGILKLLEFYKIETKGKHVVVLGRSNIVGRPMSILLSQATPTGNATVTLCHSRTQNLEFYTKHADIVVVAIGIAEFLKGDMLKPGATVIDVGITRVADSSKPKGYVLKGDADYASLEGVCHAATPVPGGVGPMTRIGLMINTLDAYKKKFNLA